A single genomic interval of Corvus hawaiiensis isolate bCorHaw1 chromosome 5, bCorHaw1.pri.cur, whole genome shotgun sequence harbors:
- the HELT gene encoding hairy and enhancer of split-related protein HELT isoform X1, with the protein MASKLKERRRTPVSHKVIEKRRRDRINRCLTELGKTVPMALAKQSSGKLEKAEILEMTVQYLRALHSADFPRGREKAELLSEFANYFHYGYHECMKNLVHYLTTVERMETKDTKYARILAFLQSKARFVTEPLFTSLGSLPEPDFSYQLHPGPECPGHVHSPAEGVLQPPSGGPFPWHGAARSPSLPYHLPSAAVPLASPGQQRSTFLSSVQGLDRHYLNLLGHSHPNAFGLPPGQHPSML; encoded by the exons ATGGCCTCCAAGCTCAAGGAGCGGAGG AGGACGCCGGTTTCCCACAAAGTGATTGAGAAGCGGAGGAGGGACCGCATCAACCGCTGCCTCACCGAGCTGGGGAAGACGGTGCCCATGGCTCTGGCCAAGCAG AGTTCGGGGAAGCTGGAGAAAGCGGAGATCCTGGAGATGACGGTGCAGTACCTGCGGGCCCTGCACTCGGCGGACTTTCCCCGCGGCCGGGAGAAGG cagagctgctctccgaGTTCGCCAATTACTTCCACTATGGCTATCACGAGTGCATGAAGAACCTGGTCCACTACCTGACGACAGTGGAGAGGATGGAGACCAAAGACACCAAGTACGCCCGCATCCTGGCCTTTCTCCAGTCCAAAGCGCGCTTCGTCACTGAGCCTCTCTTCACCTCCCTGGGCTCCCTCCCGGAGCCGGACTTTTCCTACCAACTGCATCCTGGGCCCGAGTGCCCCGGGCACGTCCACAGTCCCGCCGAGGGCGTGCTCCAGCCGCCCTCGGGGGGGCCATTCCCCTGGCAcggcgccgcccgcagcccctccctgccctACCACCTGCCCAGCGCCGCCGTACCCCTCGCCAGCCCCGGCCAGCAGCGCAGCACCTTCCTCTCATCCGTGCAGGGGCTGGACCGCCACTACCTCAACCTCCTCGGCCATTCCCACCCCAACGCCTTCGGGCTGCCCCCGGGCCAGCACCCCTCCATGCTATAG
- the HELT gene encoding hairy and enhancer of split-related protein HELT isoform X3 — protein MALAKQSSGKLEKAEILEMTVQYLRALHSADFPRGREKAELLSEFANYFHYGYHECMKNLVHYLTTVERMETKDTKYARILAFLQSKARFVTEPLFTSLGSLPEPDFSYQLHPGPECPGHVHSPAEGVLQPPSGGPFPWHGAARSPSLPYHLPSAAVPLASPGQQRSTFLSSVQGLDRHYLNLLGHSHPNAFGLPPGQHPSML, from the exons ATGGCTCTGGCCAAGCAG AGTTCGGGGAAGCTGGAGAAAGCGGAGATCCTGGAGATGACGGTGCAGTACCTGCGGGCCCTGCACTCGGCGGACTTTCCCCGCGGCCGGGAGAAGG cagagctgctctccgaGTTCGCCAATTACTTCCACTATGGCTATCACGAGTGCATGAAGAACCTGGTCCACTACCTGACGACAGTGGAGAGGATGGAGACCAAAGACACCAAGTACGCCCGCATCCTGGCCTTTCTCCAGTCCAAAGCGCGCTTCGTCACTGAGCCTCTCTTCACCTCCCTGGGCTCCCTCCCGGAGCCGGACTTTTCCTACCAACTGCATCCTGGGCCCGAGTGCCCCGGGCACGTCCACAGTCCCGCCGAGGGCGTGCTCCAGCCGCCCTCGGGGGGGCCATTCCCCTGGCAcggcgccgcccgcagcccctccctgccctACCACCTGCCCAGCGCCGCCGTACCCCTCGCCAGCCCCGGCCAGCAGCGCAGCACCTTCCTCTCATCCGTGCAGGGGCTGGACCGCCACTACCTCAACCTCCTCGGCCATTCCCACCCCAACGCCTTCGGGCTGCCCCCGGGCCAGCACCCCTCCATGCTATAG
- the HELT gene encoding hairy and enhancer of split-related protein HELT isoform X2, which translates to MASKLKERRRTPVSHKVIEKRRRDRINRCLTELGKTVPMALAKQSSGKLEKAEILEMTVQYLRALHSADFPRGREKELLSEFANYFHYGYHECMKNLVHYLTTVERMETKDTKYARILAFLQSKARFVTEPLFTSLGSLPEPDFSYQLHPGPECPGHVHSPAEGVLQPPSGGPFPWHGAARSPSLPYHLPSAAVPLASPGQQRSTFLSSVQGLDRHYLNLLGHSHPNAFGLPPGQHPSML; encoded by the exons ATGGCCTCCAAGCTCAAGGAGCGGAGG AGGACGCCGGTTTCCCACAAAGTGATTGAGAAGCGGAGGAGGGACCGCATCAACCGCTGCCTCACCGAGCTGGGGAAGACGGTGCCCATGGCTCTGGCCAAGCAG AGTTCGGGGAAGCTGGAGAAAGCGGAGATCCTGGAGATGACGGTGCAGTACCTGCGGGCCCTGCACTCGGCGGACTTTCCCCGCGGCCGGGAGAAGG agctgctctccgaGTTCGCCAATTACTTCCACTATGGCTATCACGAGTGCATGAAGAACCTGGTCCACTACCTGACGACAGTGGAGAGGATGGAGACCAAAGACACCAAGTACGCCCGCATCCTGGCCTTTCTCCAGTCCAAAGCGCGCTTCGTCACTGAGCCTCTCTTCACCTCCCTGGGCTCCCTCCCGGAGCCGGACTTTTCCTACCAACTGCATCCTGGGCCCGAGTGCCCCGGGCACGTCCACAGTCCCGCCGAGGGCGTGCTCCAGCCGCCCTCGGGGGGGCCATTCCCCTGGCAcggcgccgcccgcagcccctccctgccctACCACCTGCCCAGCGCCGCCGTACCCCTCGCCAGCCCCGGCCAGCAGCGCAGCACCTTCCTCTCATCCGTGCAGGGGCTGGACCGCCACTACCTCAACCTCCTCGGCCATTCCCACCCCAACGCCTTCGGGCTGCCCCCGGGCCAGCACCCCTCCATGCTATAG